The sequence below is a genomic window from Methanobacterium sp. Maddingley MBC34.
CATTGCCGGGCCCTGCAAGACAGAGAACCTGGGAATCGAGAAAATGGTGGCCAACCTTATTTCCAATCCCAACATCAGATTCCTGGTACTTTGTGGATCAGAGGTACAGGGACACATCACTGGTCAGAGTATTGAGGCACTCCACGCAAGTGGTGTTGATCCAGAAAAAAGGAAGATAATGGGGGCAACTGGAGCTATTCCATTTATAGAAAACTTACCGGATGAAGCAATAGAACGTTTCCAGCAACAGATGGAAATAGTGAGCATGATCGATGTGGAGGATGCAGCAGCCATCCAGTCTAAAGTCAAAGATTGTATTGAAAAGGATCCTGGAGCTGTAGAATCTGAAACAATGATCATAAAGTTGAACGAAGATAATAATGGAACCTTTGCTGAAGCAGAAGATGGATATGAAGGGGCCAGATCATCCAATTCAAAACCATTTTTAAAGGCGTTATGTCGAGAGAAGAACACTTGAAAAAACACTTAATTAATTTTTTAACTTTAATTATTTTTTAAACATTATTAAACTTCTATTTTATTTGAAATAGTTAAAATACGCCAGGAACTAGCTCTAATTCAGTTTTGGATAAATGAACTTTTTGGATAAATGCATCATTTTGTTCCCCCGGTAACTGTAATCTGGCTGTTTTCCAATCTTCGGGTATATGTATTCATTATAGAAATTGCTGTTTTTCAAACGGTAGGTTCAGGAATCACCCCCCTCCCCAATTTATTTCATCTGAATGTGCAGAATGGATGAAATCATTGAGATAATCAACGGATTTTTACAAAATCATAAAATTGGGGTGCATTTGGTGTTATTTTGTTTCAGGTGATTTTAGTATGTTCCCACTAGTGGATTGGTTGTACAGAATCGAAACATTTAAATGCCATAATTGAGTTAGGTATACCTAACAAAGTTAGGCTAACCTAAAAAGTGGTGGGTTAATTTGAATTTTCAAACCATCAGGAGAGTAACAAGAAATGATTAAATCTTTAGATAATCTTAAAAAAGGCGAAAAAGGAGTAATAACAGCTTTTAAAGGTAAGGGCATAGTTAGAAAACATTTAATGGAAATGGGTCTTGTCAAGGGGTCTGATATTAAAGTGGAAAGAGTAGCACCCCTGGGGGATCCAATTGAAGTTAAAATCAAAGGGTATTCCCTTTCTCTAAGGAAGGAAGATGCAAAACAAATCGAGATTGAGATAAAATGATGAGTTTAGCAATGGCAAGTGTTAATGACAATCTGAAAATCGTTCAGGTATGGCACGGGGGTAAATTCAAAAAAAAGCTCTCGGAGATGGGGATATACAAGGATTCTCAGATCAGGGTCATAAAAAAATGATATTCCCGGACCATTAATTGTGGATGTTAAGGGTTCACGACTAATCCTGGGACGCGGACAGGCACAGAAGATAATGGTCGAAGGTAATGAAAAGTGATATGAATAAAAGGTAGTGAAAATGGATAAAATAAAAATAGCCCTGGCAGGAAACCCTAACGTGGGAAAAAGTACCCTGTTCAACCGTTGGACTGGAATGAGGCAGCATGTAGGTAACTGGCCTGGTAAAACTGTGGAAAAAAAGGAAGGAACCTTTAAGTACGACCAGTATGAAATGGAAGTGGTTGACCTCCCTGGTAACTACAGTTTAACTGCTTACTCTGTTGAAGAAGTGGTTTCCAGGGATTATATTGTAGATGAAAAGCCAGATGTTATTGTTAATGTTATTGATGCTGCCAACATTGAGAGAAACCTTTACCTGACTGTCCAGATGATGGAGTTGGGTGCTAATCTGGTTCTGGCACTTAACATGAATAAGTTTGCCATGGAAAAAGGACTTAAAATCAATAAAAATGAGTTGTCACAACTTTTAGGAGTTCCGGTAATTGAAATTGAAGCAGTGGATGAAACTGGGAGTGAAGAACTCCTTAAATCAGTAGTTAAAGTTTCAAAATCACCTAACATTGTCCTGGGCAGATTGGAATATGGTAATGAGGTTTCAGAACATATTCAGCAAATCAAGGAAATCATTGACCAGGATCTCTCTGCAGATGAGAAACTATCTGTTTTAAATGCTCCTTCCAGCTGGATAGCTCTCAAACTTCTGGAAGATGATCCAGAGATTACAAAGAAAATTGAAGAATCTGGAAATGGACAGAGAGTACTTAAAAGCGTTAAAAAGATGCAAAGACATTTCAATGATGTTTTTGGTGATGATGCTGATGCAGCCATTA
It includes:
- a CDS encoding tetrahydromethanopterin S-methyltransferase, subunit A (PFAM: Tetrahydromethanopterin S-methyltransferase, subunit A~TIGRFAM: N5-methyltetrahydromethanopterin:coenzyme M methyltransferase subunit A); this encodes MVEKKEPAEGWPVINGDYVVGDPQSCVAGATLASHIEEVLVDAGAAIAGPCKTENLGIEKMVANLISNPNIRFLVLCGSEVQGHITGQSIEALHASGVDPEKRKIMGATGAIPFIENLPDEAIERFQQQMEIVSMIDVEDAAAIQSKVKDCIEKDPGAVESETMIIKLNEDNNGTFAEAEDGYEGARSSNSKPFLKALCREKNT
- a CDS encoding Fe2+ transport system protein A (overlaps another CDS with the same product name~PFAM: FeoA domain), giving the protein MIKSLDNLKKGEKGVITAFKGKGIVRKHLMEMGLVKGSDIKVERVAPLGDPIEVKIKGYSLSLRKEDAKQIEIEIK
- a CDS encoding Fe2+ transport system protein A (overlaps another CDS with the same product name~PFAM: FeoA domain); the encoded protein is MMSLAMASVNDNLKIVQVWHGGKFKKKLSEMGIYKDSQIRVIKK